From Gemmatimonadaceae bacterium, the proteins below share one genomic window:
- a CDS encoding efflux RND transporter periplasmic adaptor subunit, which produces MRVSLLVAAVVLAGCSRAGDGSVAATGTVEVVETDVAALVPARVVRVWPHEGAVVHAGDTLVSLTQSVTRSDIAGRQARLASSEAQLRELIAGPRAAEIQRAEADLRSAQAEATRAAEDLARLTGLAQSGTISKQQFDAARAAAAGAAGRRDAAAQSLTLLREGARPEQIAAARGEVANAQAALQAAEQTASDLVLLAPTDGLVMSRNVEPGDVIGAGVSAMTIGDVSRPYVRVYVGESVVPRLHVGDTLSGFLDGFPRRPFVGRIEAIADKAEYTPRVALTKDERADLVFGVKVAFTDTSGMLKAGLPITVHFAAPPAGGK; this is translated from the coding sequence ATGCGCGTCAGTCTTCTCGTTGCGGCGGTGGTGCTCGCCGGGTGCAGTCGGGCCGGCGACGGTTCGGTGGCGGCCACGGGGACGGTGGAAGTGGTGGAAACCGATGTGGCGGCGCTGGTGCCGGCCCGGGTGGTGCGGGTGTGGCCGCATGAGGGAGCCGTGGTGCACGCCGGCGACACGCTGGTGTCGCTCACCCAATCGGTGACGCGGTCGGACATCGCGGGGCGGCAGGCGCGTCTGGCATCGTCCGAGGCGCAGTTGCGCGAACTGATCGCGGGACCGCGGGCGGCAGAGATCCAGCGGGCCGAAGCGGATCTGCGCTCGGCGCAGGCCGAGGCGACGCGCGCGGCGGAGGATCTGGCGCGGCTCACCGGGCTGGCGCAGTCGGGGACGATCAGCAAGCAGCAGTTCGACGCGGCGCGGGCGGCGGCGGCCGGGGCGGCGGGGCGGCGGGACGCGGCGGCGCAGAGTCTGACGCTGTTGCGGGAGGGCGCGCGGCCGGAGCAGATCGCGGCGGCGCGGGGCGAGGTGGCCAACGCGCAGGCGGCGCTGCAGGCGGCGGAGCAGACGGCGAGCGACCTCGTGCTGCTGGCGCCGACGGACGGGCTGGTGATGAGCCGCAACGTGGAACCCGGGGATGTGATCGGGGCGGGCGTATCGGCGATGACGATCGGCGACGTGTCGCGGCCGTACGTGCGGGTGTACGTGGGGGAGAGCGTGGTGCCGCGCCTGCACGTGGGCGACACGCTGAGCGGATTCCTGGACGGGTTTCCGCGGCGCCCGTTCGTGGGGCGGATCGAAGCGATCGCGGACAAAGCGGAATACACGCCGCGCGTGGCGCTCACGAAGGATGAGCGGGCCGATCTGGTGTTCGGGGTGAAGGTGGCGTTCACGGATACGTCGGGGATGCTGAAGGCGGGGCTGCCGATCACGGTGCATTTCGCGGCGCCGCCGGCCGGCGGGAAGTGA